A single region of the Streptomyces sp. NBC_01262 genome encodes:
- the rpmE gene encoding 50S ribosomal protein L31 — MKREIHPEYVETQVTCTCGASFTTHSTEKSGVIRADVCSACHPFYTGKQKIMDTGGRVARFEARFGKGAAKK, encoded by the coding sequence TTGAAGCGCGAAATCCACCCCGAGTACGTGGAGACCCAGGTCACCTGCACCTGTGGAGCCTCGTTCACGACCCACAGCACCGAGAAGAGCGGCGTGATTCGCGCCGACGTCTGCTCCGCGTGCCACCCGTTCTACACGGGCAAGCAGAAGATCATGGACACGGGCGGCCGTGTGGCCCGCTTCGAGGCCCGCTTCGGCAAGGGCGCCGCGAAGAAGTAG
- a CDS encoding LCP family protein encodes MTQSNHHAAPRRKALRVAAWTAAMAVLLALTGAGYIYVKLNGNIRGVDINGALGTDRPTDFDNGSMDILVLGSDSRSGANKKAGGGDDDGTARSDTAMIVHIYKGHKKATVVSIPRDTLVDRPSCTGAAAAKSVMFNTAYAVGGPACAVKTVESMTGIRMDHYIEVDFTGFEHLVDALGGVKVTTAQDIDDNDSHLHLKAGTHTLTGKQALGLVRTRHGVGDGSDLGRIKLQQAFVKALIDRIDSLGLLTSPTKLFKVADTATGAITTDSDLASVGDLVGLAQSVEGLSSKHVSMVTMPVTYDPADPNRVVPLTAKAQQVWAALRADRAVPKSATTGSAGDQTSTSGVVKSAS; translated from the coding sequence ATGACGCAGTCGAATCACCATGCCGCCCCCCGCCGCAAGGCGCTGCGCGTGGCCGCCTGGACAGCCGCCATGGCCGTTCTGCTGGCCCTCACCGGAGCCGGGTACATCTACGTCAAGCTCAACGGGAACATCAGGGGCGTCGACATCAACGGCGCGCTCGGCACCGACCGCCCCACCGACTTCGACAACGGCTCCATGGACATCCTCGTCCTCGGCTCCGACTCCCGCTCCGGCGCCAACAAGAAGGCCGGCGGAGGCGACGACGACGGCACGGCCCGCTCGGACACCGCGATGATCGTGCACATCTACAAGGGCCACAAGAAGGCGACCGTCGTCAGCATCCCCCGCGACACCCTCGTCGACCGGCCCTCCTGCACCGGAGCGGCGGCCGCCAAGAGCGTCATGTTCAACACCGCGTACGCCGTCGGCGGCCCCGCCTGCGCCGTCAAGACCGTCGAATCGATGACCGGCATCCGCATGGACCACTACATCGAGGTCGACTTCACCGGCTTCGAGCACCTCGTCGACGCCCTCGGCGGCGTCAAGGTCACCACCGCCCAGGACATCGACGACAACGACAGCCACCTCCACCTCAAGGCCGGCACCCACACCCTCACCGGCAAGCAGGCCCTCGGCCTGGTCCGCACCCGCCACGGCGTCGGCGACGGCAGCGACCTCGGCCGGATAAAGCTCCAGCAGGCCTTCGTCAAGGCGCTCATCGACCGCATCGACAGCCTCGGCCTCCTCACCAGCCCCACCAAGCTCTTCAAGGTCGCCGACACCGCCACCGGCGCCATCACCACCGACTCCGACCTCGCCTCGGTGGGCGACCTCGTCGGCCTGGCCCAGAGCGTCGAGGGACTGTCGTCCAAGCACGTCAGCATGGTGACGATGCCGGTCACCTACGACCCGGCCGACCCCAACCGGGTCGTGCCGCTCACCGCGAAGGCGCAGCAGGTCTGGGCGGCGCTGCGGGCCGACCGGGCCGTACCGAAGTCCGCGACCACCGGCTCGGCCGGCGATCAGACAAGCACGTCGGGGGTCGTGAAGAGCGCGTCCTAG
- the rho gene encoding transcription termination factor Rho, giving the protein MSDTTDLMGARTDAAPASDASAPATGAAAPKRRRAGTGLEGMVLAELQQLASGLGIKGTARLRKSQLIDTIKAAQGGSAAPAAKATAATATASAPAAGEAAEKPKRRATSRARTLGTPEAEVKAEAKAVAPEQPKQIEIPEQPKTAEKAVAKAAEKADKPAEAAPAAVAAVDSAEGKQAQGDDDRQGRRDRQRGDRQDREGRRDRQDRQRDRRNKGEDGGGAGQQQRGDRQQGQGQQQGGQSQSQGQQVQQQPQGQQGGQGGPQDDYDEDGGGRRRRGRYRDRRGRGTQGGQGGNRREEQFGNEPQVNDDDVLIPVAGILDILDNYAFIRTSGYLPGPNDVYVSLAQVRKNGLRKGDHITGAVRQPKDGERREKFNALVRLDSANGMAADSGRGRPEFNKLTPLYPQDRLRLENEPNQLIPRVIDLVAPIGKGQRGLIVAPPRTGKTIIMQAIANAITHNNPECHLMVVLVDERPEEVTDMQRSVKGEVISSTFDRPAEDHTTVAELAIERAKRLVELGHDVVVLLDSITRLGRAYNLAAPASGRILSGGVDSTALYPPKRFFGAARNIEDGGSLTILATALVETGSRMDEVIFEEFKGTGNMELRLDRKLADKRIFPAVDVDASATRKEEILLAPDELSIIWKLRRVLHALDSQQAIELLLDKMKQTKSNAEFLMQIAKTTPGGNND; this is encoded by the coding sequence GTGAGCGACACCACCGATCTGATGGGCGCGCGTACGGACGCCGCGCCCGCGTCGGACGCCAGCGCGCCCGCCACCGGTGCTGCTGCCCCCAAGCGACGCCGCGCCGGCACCGGCCTTGAGGGCATGGTTTTGGCCGAGTTGCAGCAGCTTGCTTCCGGACTCGGGATCAAGGGCACCGCGCGGCTCCGCAAGAGCCAGCTGATCGACACCATCAAGGCCGCGCAGGGCGGCTCCGCCGCACCCGCGGCCAAGGCCACCGCCGCCACGGCGACGGCTTCGGCTCCGGCTGCCGGGGAGGCTGCCGAGAAGCCCAAGCGCCGTGCCACTTCGCGGGCCCGCACGCTCGGCACGCCCGAGGCGGAGGTCAAGGCCGAGGCCAAGGCCGTCGCGCCCGAGCAGCCGAAGCAGATCGAGATTCCCGAGCAGCCGAAGACCGCCGAGAAGGCCGTCGCGAAGGCCGCCGAGAAGGCGGACAAGCCCGCCGAGGCCGCGCCCGCCGCCGTCGCCGCTGTCGACAGTGCCGAGGGCAAGCAGGCGCAGGGCGACGACGACCGTCAGGGCCGCCGGGACCGCCAGCGCGGTGACCGTCAGGACCGCGAGGGCCGCCGGGACCGCCAGGACCGCCAGCGCGACCGCCGCAACAAGGGCGAGGACGGCGGGGGCGCCGGCCAGCAGCAGCGCGGCGACCGCCAGCAGGGCCAGGGCCAGCAGCAGGGCGGCCAGAGCCAGAGCCAGGGCCAGCAGGTCCAGCAGCAGCCCCAGGGCCAGCAGGGCGGCCAGGGCGGCCCGCAGGACGACTACGACGAGGACGGCGGCGGCCGCCGCCGTCGCGGCCGCTACCGCGACCGCCGTGGCCGGGGCACCCAGGGTGGCCAGGGCGGCAACCGCCGCGAGGAGCAGTTCGGCAACGAGCCGCAGGTCAACGACGACGACGTCCTGATCCCCGTCGCGGGCATCCTGGATATCCTCGACAACTACGCGTTCATCCGGACCTCCGGCTACCTGCCCGGCCCGAACGACGTGTACGTCTCCCTCGCCCAGGTCCGCAAGAACGGCCTGCGCAAGGGCGACCACATCACCGGCGCCGTCCGCCAGCCCAAGGACGGCGAGCGCCGCGAGAAGTTCAACGCGCTGGTCCGCCTGGACTCCGCCAACGGCATGGCCGCCGACTCGGGCCGCGGCCGTCCGGAGTTCAACAAGCTCACCCCGCTGTACCCGCAGGACCGCCTGCGCCTGGAGAACGAGCCCAACCAGCTCATCCCCCGGGTCATCGACCTGGTCGCCCCCATCGGCAAGGGCCAGCGCGGCCTGATCGTCGCGCCGCCCCGTACCGGTAAGACGATCATCATGCAGGCGATCGCCAACGCGATCACGCACAACAACCCCGAGTGCCACCTGATGGTCGTCCTGGTCGACGAGCGTCCGGAAGAGGTCACCGACATGCAGCGGTCGGTCAAGGGCGAGGTCATCTCCTCGACCTTCGACCGCCCGGCCGAGGACCACACCACCGTCGCCGAGCTCGCCATCGAGCGCGCCAAGCGGCTGGTGGAGCTGGGCCACGACGTCGTCGTCCTGCTGGACTCCATCACCCGTCTGGGCCGCGCGTACAACCTCGCCGCCCCCGCCTCCGGCCGCATCCTGTCCGGTGGTGTCGACTCGACCGCGCTGTACCCCCCGAAGCGGTTCTTCGGTGCGGCGCGCAACATCGAGGACGGCGGCTCGCTGACCATCCTGGCCACCGCGCTGGTCGAGACCGGCTCGCGCATGGACGAGGTGATCTTCGAGGAGTTCAAGGGCACCGGCAACATGGAGCTCCGCCTGGACCGCAAGCTCGCCGACAAGCGGATCTTCCCGGCCGTGGACGTGGACGCGTCCGCGACCCGTAAGGAAGAGATCCTGCTGGCCCCGGACGAGCTCAGCATCATCTGGAAGCTGCGCCGGGTGCTGCACGCACTCGACTCGCAGCAGGCCATCGAGCTGCTGCTCGACAAGATGAAGCAGACGAAGTCCAACGCCGAGTTCCTGATGCAGATCGCCAAGACGACACCCGGTGGGAACAACGACTGA
- the prfA gene encoding peptide chain release factor 1: protein MFEAVEELIGEHADLEKRLADPAVHADQANARKLNKRYAELTPIVGSYRAWRQLGEDIDTAREFAADDPDFIAEAKELEKQREEITERLRLLLVPRDPSDDKDVILEVKAGEGGEESALFAGDLLRMYLRYAERAGWKTEIIEANESDLGGYKDVQVAVKTKGGNGATEPGQGVWARLKYEGGVHRVQRVPATESQGRIHTSAAGVLVTPEADEVEVEIGPNDLRIDVYRSSGPGGQSVNTTDSAVRITHLPSGLVVSCQNEKSQLQNKESAMRILRSRLLAAAQEEAEREASDARRSQVRTVDRSERIRTYNYPENRISDHRVGFKAYNLDQVLDGDLDAVIQACVDADSAAKLAAAQ, encoded by the coding sequence ATGTTCGAGGCGGTCGAGGAACTCATCGGTGAACATGCCGACCTCGAAAAGCGGCTTGCCGACCCGGCGGTCCACGCGGACCAGGCCAACGCGCGCAAGCTCAACAAGCGCTACGCCGAGCTCACCCCCATCGTCGGTTCGTACCGCGCGTGGCGGCAGCTGGGCGAGGACATCGACACGGCCCGCGAGTTCGCGGCCGACGATCCCGACTTCATCGCCGAGGCGAAGGAGCTGGAGAAGCAGCGCGAGGAGATCACCGAGAGGCTGCGGCTGCTGCTCGTCCCGCGCGACCCCAGCGACGACAAGGACGTGATCCTTGAGGTCAAGGCGGGGGAGGGCGGCGAGGAGTCCGCGCTGTTCGCCGGCGACCTGCTGCGCATGTACCTGCGCTACGCCGAGCGGGCCGGCTGGAAGACCGAGATCATCGAGGCCAACGAGTCCGACCTCGGCGGCTACAAGGACGTCCAGGTCGCCGTGAAGACCAAGGGCGGCAACGGTGCCACCGAGCCCGGCCAGGGCGTCTGGGCCCGCCTGAAGTACGAGGGCGGGGTGCACCGCGTCCAGCGCGTGCCCGCCACCGAGTCGCAGGGCCGCATCCACACCTCCGCCGCCGGCGTGCTGGTCACCCCCGAGGCCGACGAGGTCGAGGTCGAGATCGGCCCGAACGACCTGCGCATCGACGTCTACCGCTCCTCCGGCCCCGGCGGCCAGTCGGTCAACACCACCGACTCCGCCGTGCGCATCACGCACCTGCCCTCCGGCCTGGTCGTCTCCTGCCAGAACGAGAAGAGCCAGCTCCAGAACAAGGAGTCGGCCATGCGCATCCTGCGCTCCCGGCTGTTGGCCGCCGCCCAGGAGGAGGCCGAGCGCGAGGCCTCCGACGCCCGCCGCAGCCAGGTCCGTACCGTGGACCGCTCCGAGCGCATCCGTACGTACAACTATCCCGAGAACCGCATCTCGGACCACCGGGTCGGCTTCAAGGCGTACAACTTGGACCAGGTCCTCGACGGGGACCTCGACGCCGTCATCCAGGCGTGCGTCGACGCCGACTCGGCTGCGAAGCTGGCCGCTGCCCAGTAA